One region of Trachemys scripta elegans isolate TJP31775 chromosome 8, CAS_Tse_1.0, whole genome shotgun sequence genomic DNA includes:
- the WDR55 gene encoding WD repeat-containing protein 55 isoform X3 yields the protein MAAPREGTSQELEAAVEEEEDAGHMQEEPEPRLRETPEDISFEAAANTIAFHPSQDILAAGDVDGDVYVYSYSCLEGGNRELWSSGHHLKSCREVSFSHDGHKLFTVSKDKSIHILNVEEGRLVTRFSKAHSSALNSLLVIDEHLFATGDDGGMLKVWDLRKGTAIMEMQQHEEYISGMAIDENKKLLLTTSGDGTMGVFNIKRRRFELLSEPQSGDLTSVVLMKRGKKVACGSSEGTIYLFNWDGFGATSDRFAVKAESIDCMVPVTENVLCTGSIDGVIRAVNILPNRVIGSVGQHLGEPIEQLAKSHTGQLLASCGHDQKVKFWDISSLCSVVVDDYRKRKKSGQLKALSSKALGGREDFFADLREEAKAPKEEQEKESDSDDSD from the exons ATGGCGGCGCCCAGAGAG GGAACGTCTCAGGAGCTGGAGGcagctgtggaggaggaggaagatgcagGGCACATGCAG GAGGAGCCGGAGCCCAGGCTCCGAGAAACCCCAGAGGACATCTCCTTTGAAGCTGCTGCCAACACCATTGCTTTCCACCCCAGCCAGGACATCCTTGCAGCTGGCGATGTGGACGGCGATGTCTATGT GTATTCGTACTCTTGCCTGGAGGGTGGGAACCGGGAGCTCTGGTCCTCGGGACATCACCTGAAATCCTGCCGGGAAGTGTCCTTTTCCCACGATGGACACA AGCTCTTCACCGTGTCTAAGGATAAATCCATCCACATTCTGAACGTGGAGGAGGGCCGACTGGTGACACGCTTCTCCAAGGCTCACAG CTCAGCCCTCAACAGCCTGCTGGTGATAGACGAGCACCTCTTTGCCACGGGGGACGATGGTGGGATGCTGAAGGTGTGGGACCTCCGCAAAGGCACAGCCATCATGGAGATGCAGCAGCACGAGGAGTACATCAGTGGCATGGCCATAGACGAGAACAAGAAGCTCCTGCTCACCACCAG CGGCGATGGAACCATGGGTGTCTTCAACATCAAGAGACGGCGCTTTGAGCTGCTCTCAGAGCCTCAGAGTGGAGACCTGACGTCCGTCGTGCTGATGAAG AGGGGGAAGAAAGTGGCGTGCGGCTCTAGTGAGGGGACCATTTATCTCTTCAACTGGGACGGTTTTGGTGCCACTAGCGACCGCTTTGCAGTGAAGGCTGAGTCTATCGACTGCATGGTCCCAGTCACGGAGAACGTCCTGTGCACAGGTTCCATCGATGGAGTCATCAG GGCGGTGAATATCTTACCTAATCGGGTGATAGGCAGCGTTGGACAGCACCTGGGGGAGCCCATTGAACAGCTGGCCAAGTCCCACACCGGTCAGCTGCTGGCCAGCTGTGGCCACGACCAGAAGGTGAAGTTCTGGGACATCTCATCACTCTGCTCCGTGGTGGTGGATGATTACCggaagaggaagaagagtggGCAGCTGAAGGCCCTGAGCAGCAAAGCCTTGGGTGGCAGAGAGGACTTCTTTGCTGACCTGAGAGAGGAGGCAAAGGCACCGAAGGAGGAGCAGGAGAAGGAGAGCGACAGTGATGACAGTGACTGA
- the DND1 gene encoding dead end protein homolog 1 isoform X1: MEGALEAQMWSDAVNQNNKTALLAWVKETGIQLVQVNGQRKYGGPPSGWIGEPPPSGSEVFIGKLPQDIYENKLIPLFQSVGKLYEFRLMMTFSGLNRGFAYAKYSNRRSAQIAIAALNNFEVQKGCPIMVCRSTEKCELCVDGLSSSMEQGQLRTLLQEVTTGVLNISLYPSPSRKGGQLAVLKYNSHRAAAMAKKTLVEGNLGLYEEEIEVDWLKVDMKQKLRANTERTFPESLQPGGCKSGSPSQTPHGAVTCPLPQAFCVLDYLNALCKKQRLGIPVFLTKCVQANPDGWLRFWYQVVIPGYPSPFSGFMWIKPDKSGLSGHDKAKNAIALQLLKTLGCPVV, translated from the exons ATGGAGGGCGCGCTGGAGGCGCAG ATGTGGAGTGATGCTGTCAATCAGAACAATAAAACAGCCCTGTTGGCCTGGGTGAAGGAGACTGGCATCCAACTGGTGCAGGTCAATGGTCAGAGGAAGTATGGAGGCCCTCCCTCAG GCTGGATTGGGGAGCCCCCTCCATCCGGCTCAGAGGTATTCATTGGAAAACTCCCTCAGGACATCTATGAAAACAAACTAATTCCTCTCTTCCAAAGCGTGGGCAAGCTGTATGAGTTCCGCCTCATGATGACCTTCAGTGGGCTCAACCGTGGCTTTGCCTATGCCAAGTACAGCAATCGGCGCAGTGCGCAAATAGCTATTGCTGCTCTGAACAACTTTGAGGTGCAGAAGGGCTGCCCCATCATGGTTTGCAGGAGCACTGAGAAGTGTGAGCTGTGTGTGGATGGCCTGTCATCCTCGATGGAGCAGGGCCAGCTGCGGACACTGTTGCAGGAGGTGACCACGGGGGTCCTGAACATTTCCCTGTATCCCAGCCCCTCCCGGAAGGGGGGACAGCTCGCAGTGCTGAAATACAACTCCCACCGAGCTGCAGCCATGGCCAAGAAAACTCTAGTGGAAG GTAACTTGGGTCTGTATGAAGAGGAAATTGAAGTGGATTGGCTGAAAGTAGACATGAAGCAGAAACTCCGTGCCAACACAGAGAGAACCTTTCCAGAAAGCTTGCAGCCTGGTGGCTGCAAGAGTGGCAGTCCGAGCCAGACACCTCATGGTGCCGTGACATGCCCTTTGCCACAGGCATTCTGCGTGTTAGACTACCTGAACGCACTGTGTAAGAAGCAGCGGCTGGGAATCCCTGTGTTTCTGACTAAATGTGTACAAGCGAACCCTGACGGCTGGCTGCGGTTCTGGTATCAGGTGGTCATTCCAGGTTACCCATCCCCCTTCAGTGGGTTTATGTGGATCAAACCTGATAAGTCTGGCTTGAGTGGACATGACAAGGCCAAGAATGCCATAGCGCTGCAGCTGCTCAAAACTTTGG GGTGCCCGGTGGTGTAG
- the WDR55 gene encoding WD repeat-containing protein 55 isoform X2: MAAPREGTSQELEAAVEEEEDAGHMQADPEQEEPEPRLRETPEDISFEAAANTIAFHPSQDILAAGDVDGDVYVYSYSCLEGGNRELWSSGHHLKSCREVSFSHDGHKLFTVSKDKSIHILNVEEGRLVTRFSKAHSSALNSLLVIDEHLFATGDDGGMLKVWDLRKGTAIMEMQQHEEYISGMAIDENKKLLLTTSGDGTMGVFNIKRRRFELLSEPQSGDLTSVVLMKRGKKVACGSSEGTIYLFNWDGFGATSDRFAVKAESIDCMVPVTENVLCTGSIDGVIRAVNILPNRVIGSVGQHLGEPIEQLAKSHTGQLLASCGHDQKVKFWDISSLCSVVVDDYRKRKKSGQLKALSSKALGGREDFFADLREEAKAPKEEQEKESDSDDSD, encoded by the exons ATGGCGGCGCCCAGAGAG GGAACGTCTCAGGAGCTGGAGGcagctgtggaggaggaggaagatgcagGGCACATGCAG GCAGATCCGGAGCAGGAGGAGCCGGAGCCCAGGCTCCGAGAAACCCCAGAGGACATCTCCTTTGAAGCTGCTGCCAACACCATTGCTTTCCACCCCAGCCAGGACATCCTTGCAGCTGGCGATGTGGACGGCGATGTCTATGT GTATTCGTACTCTTGCCTGGAGGGTGGGAACCGGGAGCTCTGGTCCTCGGGACATCACCTGAAATCCTGCCGGGAAGTGTCCTTTTCCCACGATGGACACA AGCTCTTCACCGTGTCTAAGGATAAATCCATCCACATTCTGAACGTGGAGGAGGGCCGACTGGTGACACGCTTCTCCAAGGCTCACAG CTCAGCCCTCAACAGCCTGCTGGTGATAGACGAGCACCTCTTTGCCACGGGGGACGATGGTGGGATGCTGAAGGTGTGGGACCTCCGCAAAGGCACAGCCATCATGGAGATGCAGCAGCACGAGGAGTACATCAGTGGCATGGCCATAGACGAGAACAAGAAGCTCCTGCTCACCACCAG CGGCGATGGAACCATGGGTGTCTTCAACATCAAGAGACGGCGCTTTGAGCTGCTCTCAGAGCCTCAGAGTGGAGACCTGACGTCCGTCGTGCTGATGAAG AGGGGGAAGAAAGTGGCGTGCGGCTCTAGTGAGGGGACCATTTATCTCTTCAACTGGGACGGTTTTGGTGCCACTAGCGACCGCTTTGCAGTGAAGGCTGAGTCTATCGACTGCATGGTCCCAGTCACGGAGAACGTCCTGTGCACAGGTTCCATCGATGGAGTCATCAG GGCGGTGAATATCTTACCTAATCGGGTGATAGGCAGCGTTGGACAGCACCTGGGGGAGCCCATTGAACAGCTGGCCAAGTCCCACACCGGTCAGCTGCTGGCCAGCTGTGGCCACGACCAGAAGGTGAAGTTCTGGGACATCTCATCACTCTGCTCCGTGGTGGTGGATGATTACCggaagaggaagaagagtggGCAGCTGAAGGCCCTGAGCAGCAAAGCCTTGGGTGGCAGAGAGGACTTCTTTGCTGACCTGAGAGAGGAGGCAAAGGCACCGAAGGAGGAGCAGGAGAAGGAGAGCGACAGTGATGACAGTGACTGA
- the WDR55 gene encoding WD repeat-containing protein 55 isoform X1 produces the protein MTRTGSRIREREAAGGGQGTGGCSRLLAQSNGRKLFSPPFGAGKGGNVSGAGGSCGGGGRCRAHADPEQEEPEPRLRETPEDISFEAAANTIAFHPSQDILAAGDVDGDVYVYSYSCLEGGNRELWSSGHHLKSCREVSFSHDGHKLFTVSKDKSIHILNVEEGRLVTRFSKAHSSALNSLLVIDEHLFATGDDGGMLKVWDLRKGTAIMEMQQHEEYISGMAIDENKKLLLTTSGDGTMGVFNIKRRRFELLSEPQSGDLTSVVLMKRGKKVACGSSEGTIYLFNWDGFGATSDRFAVKAESIDCMVPVTENVLCTGSIDGVIRAVNILPNRVIGSVGQHLGEPIEQLAKSHTGQLLASCGHDQKVKFWDISSLCSVVVDDYRKRKKSGQLKALSSKALGGREDFFADLREEAKAPKEEQEKESDSDDSD, from the exons ATGACCCGAACCGGCAGCcgcatcagagagagagaagctgctggTGGGGGACAGGGGACAGGAGGCTGCTCGAGGCTTTTGGCGCAGAGTAACGGGAGGAAACTTTTCTCCCCCCCCTttggagcagggaagggag GGAACGTCTCAGGAGCTGGAGGcagctgtggaggaggaggaagatgcagGGCACATGCAG ATCCGGAGCAGGAGGAGCCGGAGCCCAGGCTCCGAGAAACCCCAGAGGACATCTCCTTTGAAGCTGCTGCCAACACCATTGCTTTCCACCCCAGCCAGGACATCCTTGCAGCTGGCGATGTGGACGGCGATGTCTATGT GTATTCGTACTCTTGCCTGGAGGGTGGGAACCGGGAGCTCTGGTCCTCGGGACATCACCTGAAATCCTGCCGGGAAGTGTCCTTTTCCCACGATGGACACA AGCTCTTCACCGTGTCTAAGGATAAATCCATCCACATTCTGAACGTGGAGGAGGGCCGACTGGTGACACGCTTCTCCAAGGCTCACAG CTCAGCCCTCAACAGCCTGCTGGTGATAGACGAGCACCTCTTTGCCACGGGGGACGATGGTGGGATGCTGAAGGTGTGGGACCTCCGCAAAGGCACAGCCATCATGGAGATGCAGCAGCACGAGGAGTACATCAGTGGCATGGCCATAGACGAGAACAAGAAGCTCCTGCTCACCACCAG CGGCGATGGAACCATGGGTGTCTTCAACATCAAGAGACGGCGCTTTGAGCTGCTCTCAGAGCCTCAGAGTGGAGACCTGACGTCCGTCGTGCTGATGAAG AGGGGGAAGAAAGTGGCGTGCGGCTCTAGTGAGGGGACCATTTATCTCTTCAACTGGGACGGTTTTGGTGCCACTAGCGACCGCTTTGCAGTGAAGGCTGAGTCTATCGACTGCATGGTCCCAGTCACGGAGAACGTCCTGTGCACAGGTTCCATCGATGGAGTCATCAG GGCGGTGAATATCTTACCTAATCGGGTGATAGGCAGCGTTGGACAGCACCTGGGGGAGCCCATTGAACAGCTGGCCAAGTCCCACACCGGTCAGCTGCTGGCCAGCTGTGGCCACGACCAGAAGGTGAAGTTCTGGGACATCTCATCACTCTGCTCCGTGGTGGTGGATGATTACCggaagaggaagaagagtggGCAGCTGAAGGCCCTGAGCAGCAAAGCCTTGGGTGGCAGAGAGGACTTCTTTGCTGACCTGAGAGAGGAGGCAAAGGCACCGAAGGAGGAGCAGGAGAAGGAGAGCGACAGTGATGACAGTGACTGA
- the DND1 gene encoding dead end protein homolog 1 isoform X2: MEGALEAQMWSDAVNQNNKTALLAWVKETGIQLVQVNGQRKYGGPPSGWIGEPPPSGSEVFIGKLPQDIYENKLIPLFQSVGKLYEFRLMMTFSGLNRGFAYAKYSNRRSAQIAIAALNNFEVQKGCPIMVCRSTEKCELCVDGLSSSMEQGQLRTLLQEVTTGVLNISLYPSPSRKGGQLAVLKYNSHRAAAMAKKTLVEGNLGLYEEEIEVDWLKVDMKQKLRANTERTFPESLQPGGCKSGSPSQTPHGAVTCPLPQAFCVLDYLNALWCPVV; the protein is encoded by the exons ATGGAGGGCGCGCTGGAGGCGCAG ATGTGGAGTGATGCTGTCAATCAGAACAATAAAACAGCCCTGTTGGCCTGGGTGAAGGAGACTGGCATCCAACTGGTGCAGGTCAATGGTCAGAGGAAGTATGGAGGCCCTCCCTCAG GCTGGATTGGGGAGCCCCCTCCATCCGGCTCAGAGGTATTCATTGGAAAACTCCCTCAGGACATCTATGAAAACAAACTAATTCCTCTCTTCCAAAGCGTGGGCAAGCTGTATGAGTTCCGCCTCATGATGACCTTCAGTGGGCTCAACCGTGGCTTTGCCTATGCCAAGTACAGCAATCGGCGCAGTGCGCAAATAGCTATTGCTGCTCTGAACAACTTTGAGGTGCAGAAGGGCTGCCCCATCATGGTTTGCAGGAGCACTGAGAAGTGTGAGCTGTGTGTGGATGGCCTGTCATCCTCGATGGAGCAGGGCCAGCTGCGGACACTGTTGCAGGAGGTGACCACGGGGGTCCTGAACATTTCCCTGTATCCCAGCCCCTCCCGGAAGGGGGGACAGCTCGCAGTGCTGAAATACAACTCCCACCGAGCTGCAGCCATGGCCAAGAAAACTCTAGTGGAAG GTAACTTGGGTCTGTATGAAGAGGAAATTGAAGTGGATTGGCTGAAAGTAGACATGAAGCAGAAACTCCGTGCCAACACAGAGAGAACCTTTCCAGAAAGCTTGCAGCCTGGTGGCTGCAAGAGTGGCAGTCCGAGCCAGACACCTCATGGTGCCGTGACATGCCCTTTGCCACAGGCATTCTGCGTGTTAGACTACCTGAACGCACTGT GGTGCCCGGTGGTGTAG
- the WDR55 gene encoding WD repeat-containing protein 55 isoform X4, which produces MQADPEQEEPEPRLRETPEDISFEAAANTIAFHPSQDILAAGDVDGDVYVYSYSCLEGGNRELWSSGHHLKSCREVSFSHDGHKLFTVSKDKSIHILNVEEGRLVTRFSKAHSSALNSLLVIDEHLFATGDDGGMLKVWDLRKGTAIMEMQQHEEYISGMAIDENKKLLLTTSGDGTMGVFNIKRRRFELLSEPQSGDLTSVVLMKRGKKVACGSSEGTIYLFNWDGFGATSDRFAVKAESIDCMVPVTENVLCTGSIDGVIRAVNILPNRVIGSVGQHLGEPIEQLAKSHTGQLLASCGHDQKVKFWDISSLCSVVVDDYRKRKKSGQLKALSSKALGGREDFFADLREEAKAPKEEQEKESDSDDSD; this is translated from the exons ATGCAG GCAGATCCGGAGCAGGAGGAGCCGGAGCCCAGGCTCCGAGAAACCCCAGAGGACATCTCCTTTGAAGCTGCTGCCAACACCATTGCTTTCCACCCCAGCCAGGACATCCTTGCAGCTGGCGATGTGGACGGCGATGTCTATGT GTATTCGTACTCTTGCCTGGAGGGTGGGAACCGGGAGCTCTGGTCCTCGGGACATCACCTGAAATCCTGCCGGGAAGTGTCCTTTTCCCACGATGGACACA AGCTCTTCACCGTGTCTAAGGATAAATCCATCCACATTCTGAACGTGGAGGAGGGCCGACTGGTGACACGCTTCTCCAAGGCTCACAG CTCAGCCCTCAACAGCCTGCTGGTGATAGACGAGCACCTCTTTGCCACGGGGGACGATGGTGGGATGCTGAAGGTGTGGGACCTCCGCAAAGGCACAGCCATCATGGAGATGCAGCAGCACGAGGAGTACATCAGTGGCATGGCCATAGACGAGAACAAGAAGCTCCTGCTCACCACCAG CGGCGATGGAACCATGGGTGTCTTCAACATCAAGAGACGGCGCTTTGAGCTGCTCTCAGAGCCTCAGAGTGGAGACCTGACGTCCGTCGTGCTGATGAAG AGGGGGAAGAAAGTGGCGTGCGGCTCTAGTGAGGGGACCATTTATCTCTTCAACTGGGACGGTTTTGGTGCCACTAGCGACCGCTTTGCAGTGAAGGCTGAGTCTATCGACTGCATGGTCCCAGTCACGGAGAACGTCCTGTGCACAGGTTCCATCGATGGAGTCATCAG GGCGGTGAATATCTTACCTAATCGGGTGATAGGCAGCGTTGGACAGCACCTGGGGGAGCCCATTGAACAGCTGGCCAAGTCCCACACCGGTCAGCTGCTGGCCAGCTGTGGCCACGACCAGAAGGTGAAGTTCTGGGACATCTCATCACTCTGCTCCGTGGTGGTGGATGATTACCggaagaggaagaagagtggGCAGCTGAAGGCCCTGAGCAGCAAAGCCTTGGGTGGCAGAGAGGACTTCTTTGCTGACCTGAGAGAGGAGGCAAAGGCACCGAAGGAGGAGCAGGAGAAGGAGAGCGACAGTGATGACAGTGACTGA